The following proteins are encoded in a genomic region of Methanoculleus bourgensis MS2:
- a CDS encoding DUF4430 domain-containing protein — protein MRSRLPPIFVGLIMLSLLLVGVASASYPMFHHDQQRIGYVPGEGPQTNATLWVAETAEYADGSPAVHNGKVFVPTWPDMNFDETNPMGLVCYDAATGVELWTNELGGADVGSVSGVAIADGQVYLGGTDGRLYCVDEATGETLWASDRIDATGYFGLSSSPLVYEGTVYALSASDGVLHAFNPDGTVAWIFETGNGVLYFTSPAGYDGKIYCAGNRSQIFCIDPATQSAVWTFNQGGSVKSSPVIGEDGTVYFTTNSRCYALDGTTGTERWNSFVTGTAATPALANGYIYAGASDGLHCLDASTGEEKWHFPAKEVNVAPVVAGNLVYAATNEETGTLYAVDAGTGEPVWSYTLKAAGDGTFAAFFASSPAVSDGVLYIGAENNRFYAFGEGEVPGPVFTGWSGSVSLADGQTFTVTPFNNDSARYTINRTSALGVLDAAATKGGFNYTVLEREWGTFLYSIGGIAYNETSGDSWVYSVNGVPAEVGAADYSLADGDVITYWYGAWGSTPETADAVVTITVSIPAPPAPVPALWNGTVVLTKGETFQFVPSNNASASYTVNRTTDLGALDAAAVSGNFTFNTSDSWYASYGSFLLEDIAGIANEDWTQENARSWSIFINGAAAPAGFGANSLADGDRLAFYYCPSDPVTWAPLIDRAEYAVTIDVTVRDFSWEGTVSLADGQTFQVTPFNNASATYTVNRTSALGALDVAASTGGFDYTVQETAWGSFLYSIGDIAYNETSWDSWLYSVNGMPAEVGAADFSLTDGDVVTYWYGAWGSSPETARAVVNITVSIPKPGSGGGGEDDCGDSPSPWITVTLNPGTFTLAADNSKKTYDVNRQTALGALDAAGVGYTVDDTYYQDYGSLFIDSIKGRKNDGAKGWMYQVNGESPGVGANTYTVKDGDNVVFFWSESMSSTPATSPDVVSIKVVIPGSSGGSGSDSSGSGGSSSTGTASGSGQQDGSEPGPASFLLRLPAGATVELGEWGQTFSVDTTGPAAVGEEVIISGNTLTVNRSGLVLTIAARNINEKDGVASGLIESVTAAINPISREIEGMGAVAASLVLNLTGIPAADGRLDIAFNATPDATAERAFTLAAAEKNEEITALAYTVTVTRTNLENGEDIAGAVIRMTISPGWVEEHGGVGALRIARSSEDGTYRILDTRVAGTDESGNLIVEATSPGGLSVFGLLAVKAAPPARDTLATAVTSAVSDTPAAAETPAGASPSLSSPLIIAGVSAVLLIGAVYLVVKRRRQP, from the coding sequence ATGAGATCGAGACTGCCACCAATCTTTGTTGGGCTTATCATGCTCTCACTCCTGCTTGTCGGGGTGGCGAGCGCATCATATCCAATGTTTCACCACGACCAGCAGCGGATCGGCTATGTTCCCGGAGAGGGGCCGCAGACGAACGCCACCCTCTGGGTGGCAGAGACCGCCGAATATGCCGACGGTTCGCCGGCGGTACATAACGGAAAGGTCTTCGTCCCGACCTGGCCGGATATGAACTTCGATGAAACCAACCCGATGGGGCTTGTCTGTTACGACGCCGCCACCGGGGTGGAGCTCTGGACGAACGAACTCGGCGGCGCCGACGTCGGTTCGGTCTCGGGCGTTGCCATCGCTGACGGTCAGGTCTACCTCGGCGGGACCGACGGGCGGCTCTACTGCGTCGATGAAGCAACGGGGGAGACGCTCTGGGCGAGCGACCGGATCGATGCCACCGGCTATTTCGGGCTCTCGTCCTCGCCCCTCGTTTACGAAGGAACGGTCTACGCCCTCTCGGCTTCAGACGGCGTGCTGCATGCCTTCAACCCCGATGGCACCGTGGCATGGATCTTTGAGACTGGCAATGGTGTGCTGTACTTCACCTCCCCCGCAGGCTACGATGGAAAGATCTACTGCGCAGGGAACAGGAGCCAGATCTTCTGCATCGATCCTGCAACGCAGAGCGCCGTCTGGACCTTCAATCAGGGGGGGTCGGTGAAGTCTTCGCCGGTCATCGGTGAGGATGGGACCGTCTATTTTACTACCAACTCGCGGTGCTATGCCCTCGACGGCACCACAGGCACGGAGCGATGGAACAGTTTCGTGACCGGGACGGCGGCGACCCCCGCCCTTGCCAACGGGTATATCTATGCAGGGGCCTCCGATGGACTCCACTGCCTTGATGCGTCGACCGGTGAGGAAAAATGGCACTTCCCGGCAAAAGAGGTAAACGTTGCACCGGTCGTGGCCGGCAACCTCGTCTACGCCGCGACCAACGAGGAGACCGGAACCTTGTATGCGGTGGACGCCGGGACCGGCGAACCGGTCTGGTCATACACCCTTAAGGCCGCGGGTGACGGCACGTTTGCCGCGTTCTTTGCCTCCTCGCCTGCGGTATCGGACGGCGTGCTCTACATCGGTGCCGAGAACAACCGCTTCTACGCCTTCGGGGAAGGAGAGGTGCCGGGACCTGTGTTTACCGGATGGAGCGGATCGGTCAGCCTGGCAGATGGCCAGACCTTCACGGTCACCCCATTCAACAACGATAGCGCCAGGTATACGATCAACCGGACCTCGGCGCTCGGGGTGCTCGATGCCGCCGCAACAAAAGGCGGTTTCAACTACACCGTCCTGGAGAGGGAATGGGGCACGTTCCTCTACTCCATCGGCGGTATCGCCTACAATGAGACTTCCGGGGACTCCTGGGTCTATTCGGTCAACGGGGTGCCCGCCGAGGTTGGGGCAGCAGACTACTCCCTCGCCGACGGCGACGTCATCACCTACTGGTACGGCGCATGGGGATCGACACCCGAGACCGCCGATGCGGTGGTCACCATCACTGTCTCCATCCCGGCACCGCCTGCCCCGGTACCCGCGCTATGGAACGGGACCGTAGTCCTGACAAAAGGAGAGACCTTCCAGTTCGTCCCCTCGAATAACGCCTCCGCCTCGTACACGGTCAACCGCACCACCGACCTCGGTGCTCTCGATGCCGCCGCAGTTAGCGGGAACTTCACCTTCAACACCTCTGACTCCTGGTACGCCTCCTACGGGTCATTCCTGCTCGAAGATATCGCCGGCATTGCAAACGAGGACTGGACGCAGGAGAACGCGCGGTCCTGGAGCATCTTCATCAACGGTGCGGCGGCACCCGCAGGGTTCGGTGCAAACTCTCTCGCCGACGGCGACCGGCTCGCCTTTTACTACTGCCCCTCGGATCCGGTCACCTGGGCGCCGCTCATTGACCGGGCTGAGTACGCCGTCACCATCGACGTCACCGTCCGCGATTTCTCATGGGAAGGAACGGTTAGCTTGGCGGATGGTCAGACCTTCCAGGTCACCCCGTTCAACAACGCGAGCGCGACCTACACCGTCAACCGGACCTCAGCCCTCGGGGCGCTCGATGTAGCGGCGAGCACAGGAGGGTTCGATTACACCGTCCAGGAGACCGCCTGGGGTTCGTTCCTTTATTCCATCGGCGATATCGCCTACAACGAGACCTCCTGGGACTCCTGGCTCTATTCGGTCAACGGGATGCCCGCTGAAGTCGGGGCCGCGGACTTCTCCCTCACCGACGGTGACGTCGTCACCTACTGGTACGGCGCCTGGGGATCGAGCCCTGAGACTGCCCGTGCGGTGGTCAATATCACCGTCTCCATCCCGAAACCAGGGAGCGGCGGTGGTGGCGAAGATGACTGCGGCGATTCCCCATCCCCCTGGATCACCGTCACCCTCAATCCCGGGACGTTCACCCTCGCCGCAGATAACAGCAAAAAAACCTATGATGTCAACCGGCAGACAGCCCTCGGGGCGCTGGATGCAGCTGGAGTTGGGTATACCGTCGACGACACTTATTACCAGGATTACGGATCGCTCTTTATCGACTCCATCAAGGGAAGAAAGAACGACGGAGCAAAGGGCTGGATGTACCAGGTGAACGGCGAAAGCCCCGGTGTCGGTGCCAATACGTACACGGTCAAGGACGGCGATAACGTCGTCTTCTTCTGGAGTGAGAGTATGAGTTCGACCCCGGCGACCTCTCCGGATGTCGTCTCCATCAAGGTCGTGATCCCGGGGTCATCCGGTGGTTCTGGCTCCGATTCATCAGGTAGCGGGGGCTCCAGCTCAACGGGCACCGCTTCAGGCAGCGGGCAACAGGACGGCAGTGAGCCGGGACCTGCGTCGTTCCTCCTCAGATTACCGGCCGGAGCCACCGTCGAGCTCGGGGAGTGGGGCCAGACCTTCTCGGTCGACACCACCGGTCCGGCCGCAGTCGGGGAGGAGGTCATCATATCAGGAAACACCCTCACGGTCAACCGGAGCGGCCTCGTGCTGACCATCGCCGCCAGGAACATCAACGAGAAGGACGGCGTGGCCAGCGGCCTCATCGAGAGCGTCACCGCGGCAATCAACCCGATCTCCAGAGAGATCGAGGGCATGGGGGCCGTAGCCGCTTCACTGGTCCTCAACCTCACCGGTATCCCGGCGGCTGACGGTCGGCTCGATATCGCCTTCAACGCCACCCCGGATGCAACAGCAGAAAGGGCTTTCACTCTTGCTGCCGCAGAGAAGAATGAAGAGATCACTGCTCTTGCCTACACTGTGACTGTCACGCGAACCAACCTGGAGAATGGTGAAGATATCGCCGGAGCAGTGATCCGGATGACCATAAGCCCCGGGTGGGTGGAAGAGCACGGCGGCGTGGGTGCCCTCAGGATCGCTCGATCTTCAGAGGACGGCACATACCGGATACTCGATACCCGGGTTGCCGGGACCGATGAGAGCGGGAACCTGATCGTTGAGGCGACCTCACCCGGCGGCCTCTCGGTCTTCGGCCTGCTGGCGGTCAAGGCGGCACCTCCGGCACGGGACACCCTGGCGACCGCCGTAACCTCTGCGGTCTCTGATACGCCCGCTGCAGCAGAAACGCCTGCAGGAGCATCCCCGTCTCTCTCATCACCGCTCATCATTGCCGGGGTGAGTGCGGTCCTGCTTATCGGGGCGGTATATCTCGTCGTCAAGCGAAGGAGACAACCATGA
- a CDS encoding helical backbone metal receptor gives MKHGISILLILLLCIASCVAYPMDPGDPAIQASLDYLRDCQKSDGGFGEAGRESSPGTSSWTIMAAVAAGEDPRGWVKNGNSTIDYLRSMNDDILAKGGTVDIARTILTLVAVEEDPRALCGTDYVAELKSRVKPSGQAGDHVFTTIWTIIALASVGEETDASAAWLASQQNADGGFPWTPGAESDPDDTGAALEALAAAGISHDAAAVQNALAYLKGMQQEDGGFHYGGTSATNSASDSWVIQGIVAAGGNPAEWRADKTSVVDHLIGLQNPDGSFRHTTYVTDNPCGMTASAVPALLGKPYPVTPSETLPLSPATPAPHVTTTAPTATPARTPAPAATGTGGGTVTVTDDFGETVTIRGIPQRIVSLAPSNTEILYDLGLEDRIVGITDYCNYPPAAADKPKVGGYSTISIERVLAADPDLVFAALGNTEDVVNRLRSLGMTVVSLNPETINDVLHDIELVGAATGQEEQAAACVKELRARIQAVTEKTEGLTEKPSVAHVIWYDPIWVSGKGTFQDEVITMTGGVNAFGSVEGWSIIGLEEFLTSDPEYILVSSGTGMGEGGYDIVYDYFMNEPRMQQLDAVRNGHVYVIDADIISRGSPRIVDALEEVAGDLHPDLFGTSVPDTTPVAQSPGFGVIALICAFFAVFLIRVKR, from the coding sequence ATGAAACACGGAATCAGTATCCTGCTCATCCTCCTGCTCTGCATAGCCTCGTGCGTAGCCTACCCCATGGATCCGGGTGACCCGGCCATCCAGGCCTCCCTGGACTACCTCCGCGACTGCCAGAAGAGTGATGGCGGTTTCGGGGAAGCAGGGCGCGAGAGCAGTCCCGGCACATCCTCGTGGACGATCATGGCAGCCGTCGCTGCAGGCGAAGACCCGCGGGGATGGGTAAAGAACGGTAACTCGACCATCGACTACCTCCGGTCGATGAATGACGATATTCTAGCAAAAGGAGGGACCGTCGATATCGCGCGCACGATCCTGACGCTGGTAGCGGTCGAAGAAGATCCCCGTGCCTTATGCGGGACCGATTACGTCGCGGAACTGAAATCGCGGGTGAAACCCAGCGGCCAGGCGGGAGACCACGTCTTCACGACCATCTGGACGATCATTGCCCTCGCTTCGGTCGGAGAAGAGACCGATGCATCGGCCGCATGGCTGGCATCCCAGCAGAATGCAGACGGAGGCTTCCCCTGGACGCCGGGTGCCGAGAGCGACCCGGACGATACGGGCGCCGCACTTGAGGCGCTCGCGGCGGCGGGCATCTCCCACGACGCGGCCGCGGTGCAGAACGCTCTCGCGTACTTGAAGGGGATGCAGCAGGAGGACGGCGGTTTCCACTACGGGGGAACGAGCGCTACAAACTCTGCATCTGATTCCTGGGTCATCCAGGGTATTGTTGCCGCAGGAGGCAACCCTGCAGAGTGGAGAGCGGATAAGACGAGTGTGGTTGACCACCTCATCGGCCTGCAGAATCCCGACGGTTCGTTCCGCCATACCACCTACGTGACCGACAACCCCTGTGGGATGACGGCAAGTGCAGTCCCTGCACTCCTCGGAAAACCCTACCCGGTGACCCCTTCAGAAACTCTACCGCTGTCACCCGCCACACCCGCACCGCACGTCACGACCACTGCCCCGACCGCAACACCAGCCCGAACCCCCGCTCCGGCGGCAACAGGCACCGGTGGGGGGACCGTGACGGTGACTGACGATTTTGGGGAGACAGTCACCATCCGGGGAATACCGCAGAGGATCGTCTCGCTTGCACCCTCCAACACCGAGATCCTGTATGACCTTGGTCTTGAGGACCGGATCGTCGGTATCACCGACTACTGTAACTATCCGCCGGCAGCCGCTGATAAACCAAAAGTCGGCGGATACAGTACTATCAGTATCGAGCGGGTGCTCGCGGCCGATCCCGATCTGGTCTTTGCCGCGCTTGGCAACACCGAAGACGTGGTCAACCGCCTGCGATCCCTCGGGATGACCGTCGTCTCACTCAACCCGGAGACGATCAACGATGTCCTGCATGACATCGAACTTGTCGGTGCTGCCACCGGGCAGGAAGAGCAGGCAGCGGCGTGCGTGAAGGAACTCCGGGCCCGCATCCAGGCAGTGACCGAAAAGACGGAGGGCCTGACAGAGAAGCCTTCGGTCGCCCATGTCATCTGGTACGACCCGATCTGGGTCAGCGGCAAGGGGACGTTCCAGGACGAGGTGATCACGATGACCGGCGGTGTCAATGCGTTCGGTTCGGTCGAGGGATGGAGCATCATCGGCCTTGAAGAGTTCCTCACCTCAGATCCGGAGTACATCCTCGTCAGTTCTGGCACCGGCATGGGCGAGGGGGGGTATGATATCGTCTATGACTACTTCATGAACGAGCCCAGGATGCAGCAGCTCGATGCGGTCAGGAACGGCCATGTCTACGTCATCGACGCCGATATCATCAGCAGGGGAAGCCCGCGGATCGTGGATGCGCTGGAAGAGGTGGCGGGAGATCTCCACCCTGACCTCTTTGGAACGAGCGTCCCGGACACAACCCCCGTAGCACAGTCCCCGGGTTTCGGCGTGATCGCGCTTATCTGTGCGTTCTTCGCTGTCTTCCTGATCAGGGTGAAAAGGTAG
- a CDS encoding WD40 repeat domain-containing protein, whose product MVFFFLAVVVAGGLAYPVHGQALSGEEVWRSGTGDRVVGVALSQNGLSGAAITGEKVYFFDRNGTTLWSYPVSRGRSVAISSDGEYLATGGDQFLLFGRNGEVLWRYAPASRIQGVAITADGRTVYAGVGTGLLAFSLGEGRSAANISWSLDTGDPIRSVSIDGEGSSIVTGGDSGDVYFYDGDGRLLWKYKTGSSGIRVAISHDGSTVAAASSQRVIFLLNRHGRLLWKSPADEAVTDVSLSEDGSTLVVADGGIPVFSRDGEVMWRYATGEGIRCVSISPDATHIIADSLEGTVSVFRLQPATGPAGAPSPDAVSTTEPSPSPEQQTSTGQGAELSPAAPAAAGALLAALAWWRRKNQ is encoded by the coding sequence ATGGTATTCTTTTTTCTCGCGGTTGTTGTAGCGGGCGGCCTTGCATACCCGGTCCATGGGCAGGCGCTCTCCGGCGAGGAAGTCTGGCGGTCCGGGACCGGAGACCGGGTTGTGGGAGTTGCGCTCTCACAGAACGGTCTCTCTGGCGCTGCGATCACGGGGGAGAAGGTATACTTCTTTGACCGGAATGGCACGACGCTCTGGAGTTACCCGGTATCCCGCGGCAGGAGCGTGGCCATATCCTCTGACGGCGAGTATCTCGCGACCGGCGGGGACCAGTTCCTGCTCTTCGGCCGGAACGGCGAGGTGCTCTGGCGATATGCGCCCGCATCCCGAATACAGGGTGTTGCCATAACTGCAGACGGGCGTACGGTCTATGCAGGGGTTGGTACCGGTCTCCTGGCCTTCTCCCTGGGTGAGGGGCGGTCAGCTGCCAACATCTCCTGGTCCTTGGATACAGGAGATCCGATCAGGAGTGTATCGATCGATGGCGAGGGCTCGAGCATCGTCACCGGTGGCGATTCGGGGGACGTCTACTTCTACGATGGAGACGGCCGGCTTCTCTGGAAATACAAGACAGGCAGCAGCGGCATCCGGGTGGCCATATCCCATGACGGCTCGACGGTGGCCGCAGCATCGTCCCAGCGGGTTATATTCCTCCTTAACCGCCATGGACGGCTACTCTGGAAGTCTCCGGCCGATGAAGCGGTTACGGACGTCTCACTCTCAGAAGATGGGTCAACTCTTGTGGTGGCGGATGGTGGTATCCCTGTGTTTAGCAGGGACGGAGAGGTCATGTGGAGGTACGCGACCGGAGAAGGGATCAGGTGCGTCTCCATCTCGCCCGACGCAACCCATATCATCGCCGATTCGCTCGAGGGGACCGTATCGGTATTCAGGCTGCAGCCGGCAACCGGCCCTGCCGGTGCACCATCACCTGATGCCGTCTCCACCACCGAACCATCCCCCTCCCCGGAGCAGCAGACGTCCACCGGGCAGGGGGCGGAACTCTCCCCGGCAGCGCCGGCTGCTGCGGGCGCGTTGCTCGCCGCACTGGCATGGTGGAGGAGAAAGAACCAATAG
- a CDS encoding sugar phosphate isomerase/epimerase family protein, whose protein sequence is MPDERIGCSTCCLMDRPLDEALGLISSRTDLAEILSDGPHSLFLAEETCYSFDLGYTVHAPVADVNIASENEHLRRATIRVLADLASVCDRIGAARLVIHPGHIWGEEVRDAARRALDRSLDDLAALQREVSVRFAIENMGAWDICFFREPGFLDRLAALDLGFALDVGHAHVNGNLEAFLEEGEAIHVHLHDNCGNRDDHLGCGEGEIDFLRVLQAVPRSATKVVEPSSFQQYERSLEHLRPLSP, encoded by the coding sequence ATGCCTGATGAGCGTATAGGCTGCTCCACCTGCTGCCTGATGGACCGGCCACTCGATGAGGCGCTCGGCCTCATATCCAGCCGGACGGACCTCGCGGAGATCCTCTCGGACGGCCCTCACTCCCTCTTCCTCGCAGAAGAGACATGTTACTCCTTCGACCTTGGGTACACGGTCCACGCCCCGGTCGCCGACGTCAACATCGCATCCGAGAACGAGCACCTGCGGAGGGCAACCATCAGGGTTCTTGCAGACCTCGCTTCTGTCTGTGACCGTATCGGCGCAGCGCGGCTGGTCATTCACCCGGGGCATATCTGGGGGGAGGAGGTGCGGGATGCCGCACGGCGGGCCCTCGACCGTTCGCTCGACGACCTGGCTGCTCTCCAGCGAGAGGTGAGCGTCCGGTTCGCCATCGAGAACATGGGGGCGTGGGACATCTGTTTCTTCAGGGAACCAGGGTTCCTCGACCGTCTCGCCGCCCTCGACCTCGGCTTCGCCCTCGATGTGGGGCACGCCCACGTCAACGGCAACCTTGAAGCGTTCCTGGAAGAAGGGGAGGCGATCCATGTCCACCTGCACGACAACTGCGGCAACCGGGACGACCACCTGGGATGCGGCGAAGGCGAGATCGATTTTCTCCGTGTACTGCAGGCCGTCCCGCGGAGCGCCACGAAGGTCGTCGAACCGAGTTCTTTTCAACAGTACGAGAGGAGCCTTGAGCACCTGCGGCCGCTCTCGCCCTGA
- a CDS encoding energy-coupling factor transporter transmembrane component T family protein gives MPEIMQYVTRESAFHRLHPFTKLIFAVVVVALAVLTSDTVMLAALVGAVLAAAAIAGLARDLLRQVPLLLMLAASLLILTVLTIQSGETLGYLVPSAVPVIGGAFPVTAGAVDLALAMSLRFAAMIFTFQVLVISTQPRDLVHVMDRLRMPVDYTLMFLIALRFIPSLQLEGKRIHEAQLARAYNPGRGPAGKVRGLFPILIPLVANSLGKATILGLTIDLRGYRSGMRTPMRDLSPGRADIAGICCMGLLVAGYLALLLV, from the coding sequence ATGCCCGAGATTATGCAGTACGTCACCCGGGAGAGCGCCTTTCACCGCCTCCACCCGTTCACCAAACTGATCTTTGCCGTCGTCGTCGTGGCCCTCGCGGTGCTGACGAGCGATACCGTGATGCTCGCGGCTCTTGTGGGGGCGGTTCTGGCAGCAGCGGCTATTGCGGGGCTTGCCCGCGACCTCCTCCGCCAGGTGCCGCTGCTCCTCATGCTTGCGGCAAGCCTGCTCATCCTCACGGTGCTGACCATTCAGAGCGGGGAGACCCTCGGCTACCTGGTCCCATCAGCGGTCCCGGTCATCGGCGGGGCCTTCCCGGTCACGGCAGGGGCGGTCGACCTGGCGCTTGCGATGTCGCTCCGGTTTGCGGCGATGATCTTTACCTTCCAGGTCCTGGTCATATCCACCCAGCCGCGCGACCTGGTCCATGTCATGGACCGCCTCCGGATGCCGGTGGACTACACGCTCATGTTCCTGATAGCGCTCCGGTTCATCCCGAGCCTGCAGCTTGAGGGGAAACGGATCCACGAGGCGCAACTCGCCCGCGCCTACAACCCGGGGAGGGGGCCTGCCGGCAAGGTCCGGGGCCTCTTTCCCATCCTCATTCCGCTGGTCGCAAACTCCCTCGGGAAAGCCACAATCCTCGGGCTGACCATCGACCTGCGGGGCTACCGCTCCGGTATGCGGACGCCGATGCGCGACCTCTCTCCGGGCAGGGCTGATATCGCCGGGATCTGCTGTATGGGGCTTCTCGTCGCAGGGTATTTGGCCCTGCTGCTCGTATAA
- a CDS encoding ABC transporter ATP-binding protein, producing MTPETVLSLADVSYTYPGSESPALSRINLDIRRGEIVFVTGPTGAGKTTLCLAASGILHHDYGGILEGSMTILGKDVRDYPGMAGIGRNVGVVFDDAEAQLIFSTVEEEVASGLENLGLSREEMHRRLRHVMEATGIVDLADRAPHTLSGGQKQRVAIAATLALGTGILILDEPTAELDAEATGAISALLRRLSEEGTAVLIVEQKLDDLAGIADRMILIEGGVVTREGIPGEVLQRPEGAVRPPAPQREGAAAPIISIRGLTHRYDGVTALEGVDLDVAPGEIVAIVGENGSGKTTLVKHFNGLLRPTAGSVFVDGLDAATTRVSDLARHVGLVFQNPDTMLFAETVEEEVAFGLLNINPGGPQATGVDAALREVGLLHRKAAYPRSLSRGERQRLAIACVIAMRPKVIVLDEPTTGLDARESAEIMAILGRLRRDGHTIVMVSHDMRLVENYADRIIRMEQGRIVPDGRTLEEEPCPRLCSTSPGRAPFTASTRSPN from the coding sequence ATGACTCCTGAGACCGTACTCTCCCTTGCAGATGTCTCCTACACCTACCCCGGGTCGGAGTCGCCGGCACTCAGCCGGATCAACCTCGATATCCGGAGGGGGGAGATCGTCTTCGTCACCGGTCCTACCGGGGCAGGGAAGACGACCCTCTGCCTTGCGGCGTCCGGGATCCTCCACCATGACTACGGGGGCATACTCGAGGGCAGTATGACCATCCTCGGAAAGGACGTCCGGGACTACCCCGGCATGGCCGGGATCGGGAGAAATGTCGGAGTGGTCTTCGACGACGCCGAAGCCCAGCTCATCTTCTCAACCGTTGAGGAGGAGGTGGCCTCCGGACTTGAGAACCTCGGTCTCTCCCGGGAAGAGATGCACCGGAGGCTCCGCCACGTGATGGAGGCGACCGGGATCGTCGATCTCGCTGACCGGGCGCCGCACACCCTCTCCGGCGGGCAGAAACAGCGGGTCGCCATCGCCGCAACCCTCGCCCTCGGCACCGGGATCCTGATCCTGGATGAACCGACCGCCGAACTGGATGCAGAGGCAACCGGCGCGATATCAGCGCTTCTCCGGCGGCTCTCGGAGGAGGGCACGGCCGTGCTCATCGTCGAGCAGAAACTCGACGACCTCGCCGGGATCGCGGACCGGATGATCCTGATCGAGGGAGGGGTTGTCACGAGAGAGGGAATCCCCGGAGAGGTCCTGCAGCGCCCGGAAGGCGCCGTCCGGCCCCCTGCACCCCAGCGGGAGGGCGCGGCAGCGCCCATCATATCGATCAGGGGGCTCACCCACCGCTACGACGGGGTGACCGCCCTTGAGGGGGTCGACCTCGATGTTGCCCCGGGCGAGATCGTGGCCATTGTCGGGGAGAACGGGTCAGGGAAGACGACGCTCGTCAAGCACTTCAACGGACTGCTCCGCCCAACCGCGGGAAGCGTCTTCGTCGACGGCCTCGATGCTGCGACAACCCGGGTGAGCGATCTCGCGCGTCACGTGGGCCTGGTCTTCCAGAACCCTGATACCATGCTCTTTGCCGAGACTGTGGAGGAGGAGGTAGCGTTTGGTCTTCTGAACATCAACCCCGGCGGCCCGCAGGCTACCGGGGTCGATGCGGCCCTCCGCGAGGTCGGCCTCCTCCACCGGAAGGCGGCTTACCCGCGGTCGCTCTCGCGGGGCGAGCGGCAGCGCCTGGCCATAGCCTGCGTCATCGCCATGAGGCCAAAGGTGATCGTCCTCGACGAGCCCACAACAGGGCTCGATGCCCGGGAATCTGCAGAGATCATGGCCATCCTCGGCCGCCTCCGGCGGGACGGCCATACGATCGTCATGGTGTCGCACGATATGCGCCTGGTAGAGAATTACGCAGACAGGATCATCAGGATGGAGCAGGGGCGAATCGTCCCTGACGGAAGAACCCTTGAGGAGGAACCATGCCCGAGATTATGCAGTACGTCACCCGGGAGAGCGCCTTTCACCGCCTCCACCCGTTCACCAAACTGA
- a CDS encoding histone deacetylase family protein produces the protein MPCSVVTGDLFAAHNDPDHPESEARLKAALAGVPGGARRIAPEQALPGDLALVHTHRQIAAIRSLCRACPPGRACYIDPDTYLTWGSFDAALYATGAAWQAVEQALDGEHSFALVRPPGHHAMPDRAMGFCLFNNVAVATARALREVDRVAIVDWDLHHGNGTQTAFYTSDRVLYCSVHQMGVFPGTGWPEEQGSGPGVGYTINAPLESGSTGADYALVFRRIFLPAIRRFEPDLVVVSAGQDAAFDDPLGSMLLRPDDFGVLTGMLLEARPGALALALEGGYGRSHAAAIGSIFAALDGARFTPREGVPKASTRLLVEAYTGAGHTVPA, from the coding sequence ATGCCCTGTTCGGTTGTAACCGGCGACCTCTTTGCGGCACATAACGACCCCGACCATCCCGAGTCAGAGGCACGCCTTAAGGCTGCCCTCGCCGGGGTGCCGGGTGGTGCCCGCCGCATAGCGCCGGAACAGGCCCTGCCCGGGGACCTTGCGTTAGTGCACACCCACCGGCAGATCGCCGCCATCCGCTCGCTCTGCAGGGCGTGTCCCCCGGGCAGGGCCTGCTACATCGACCCTGACACCTACCTCACCTGGGGATCGTTTGATGCGGCCCTGTATGCTACCGGGGCCGCCTGGCAGGCGGTGGAGCAGGCGCTCGACGGCGAGCACTCGTTTGCCCTGGTGCGCCCGCCTGGGCACCACGCCATGCCTGACCGGGCGATGGGGTTCTGTCTCTTCAACAACGTCGCCGTCGCCACGGCCCGGGCGCTCCGCGAGGTCGATCGGGTCGCCATCGTGGACTGGGACCTGCACCACGGCAACGGGACGCAGACAGCATTCTACACCTCTGACCGGGTGCTCTACTGCTCGGTCCACCAGATGGGGGTCTTCCCGGGGACCGGCTGGCCGGAGGAGCAGGGATCAGGCCCGGGCGTCGGGTATACCATCAACGCGCCTCTCGAGTCAGGCTCGACCGGCGCCGACTATGCCCTGGTCTTCCGGCGGATCTTTCTTCCCGCGATCCGGCGGTTCGAGCCCGACCTCGTTGTGGTCTCGGCGGGGCAGGATGCGGCGTTTGACGACCCGCTCGGCTCGATGCTCCTTCGCCCCGATGACTTTGGTGTCCTGACCGGGATGCTGCTGGAGGCGCGGCCGGGGGCTCTCGCCCTCGCGCTCGAGGGGGGCTACGGCAGGTCGCACGCCGCAGCCATAGGATCGATCTTCGCTGCACTCGATGGAGCACGATTCACGCCCCGGGAAGGCGTGCCGAAGGCGAGCACCAGGCTGCTCGTGGAGGCGTATACCGGCGCCGGACACACTGTTCCCGCCTGA